A genomic stretch from Sulfobacillus thermosulfidooxidans includes:
- a CDS encoding leucyl aminopeptidase family protein, with protein sequence MAISWHAKSTHIAFDVEMICRRSQSQGESMGPTKIALDTSRQPVKIVCEAKDLEALQRKITSALNFVKDSDIMHILCDMSETPDTWWPHILVTVAQSLYTLANQAKEFRVYVSPGETSWEYAKLLAESVIWVKDLVNMPPNLKPPQTLATLFQTRAQEKNLPISWHRLELEDLVQIQAGGMLAVGQGSVNPPVLLAGRYEGKPGSPWLGLIGKGITFDSGGISLKPAENMGRLKADMTGSAVMMAALELAAEMRWPLNILAVAPLAENLPDGAAYRPGDVITMMDKTTVEIASTDAEGRLVLADALTYALESHVSHVIDMATLTGTNVIALGGVRAGLVFNDERWAECIFQAGESSLEKVWKLPHDKAYQEMNKSLVADLKNSGGRAGGTISAGLFIGHFAKDVPWAHIDIAGMAINDKSGATGFGMLLMAEIMQCWIRDYA encoded by the coding sequence ATGGCCATTTCGTGGCATGCCAAGTCGACACACATTGCCTTTGATGTAGAAATGATTTGTCGGCGGAGCCAGTCACAAGGGGAATCTATGGGTCCCACAAAGATTGCGCTGGATACGTCGAGACAACCGGTTAAGATTGTTTGCGAAGCTAAAGATTTGGAAGCATTACAACGAAAAATTACCTCCGCGTTAAACTTTGTTAAAGATTCGGATATTATGCATATTTTATGCGACATGTCAGAAACACCAGATACTTGGTGGCCTCACATTTTAGTGACTGTAGCTCAGTCCCTTTATACGTTGGCGAACCAGGCCAAAGAGTTTAGGGTCTATGTGAGCCCTGGCGAAACGTCATGGGAATATGCCAAACTCCTCGCCGAATCTGTCATCTGGGTGAAAGATCTGGTTAATATGCCTCCTAATTTAAAGCCGCCTCAGACATTAGCAACCCTTTTTCAGACGCGGGCCCAGGAAAAAAATCTGCCAATTTCGTGGCACCGGCTCGAATTGGAGGATTTAGTACAAATTCAAGCCGGTGGCATGTTGGCGGTGGGGCAAGGCTCGGTGAATCCCCCTGTATTATTGGCTGGGCGCTACGAAGGTAAACCGGGTAGCCCATGGCTTGGCTTAATCGGGAAAGGAATTACCTTTGATTCAGGCGGAATTTCCCTAAAGCCCGCGGAAAATATGGGCCGCCTTAAGGCAGATATGACAGGCTCTGCTGTCATGATGGCAGCTCTTGAATTAGCCGCGGAAATGCGTTGGCCACTGAATATTTTGGCTGTAGCTCCCTTAGCCGAAAATTTGCCGGATGGGGCGGCCTACAGGCCCGGCGATGTGATTACCATGATGGACAAGACCACCGTCGAAATCGCCAGTACTGATGCGGAAGGTCGTTTGGTTTTGGCGGACGCTTTGACCTACGCTTTAGAATCCCACGTGTCGCATGTGATTGATATGGCTACGTTAACAGGCACCAATGTTATCGCCTTGGGTGGTGTGCGGGCTGGTCTCGTATTCAACGACGAGAGATGGGCTGAATGTATTTTTCAAGCCGGTGAAAGCAGCTTGGAGAAAGTGTGGAAATTGCCGCATGACAAGGCCTATCAAGAAATGAACAAGAGTTTGGTCGCAGATTTGAAAAATAGTGGAGGGCGGGCCGGAGGAACGATTTCGGCTGGACTTTTCATTGGGCATTTTGCAAAGGATGTTCCTTGGGCCCACATCGATATTGCCGGGATGGCGATTAACGACAAGAGCGGTGCCACAGGCTTTGGTATGCTCTTAATGGCGGAAATTATGCAGTGCTGGATCCGTGATTATGCTTAG
- a CDS encoding response regulator, whose translation MTVLIVDDAAFMRLRLKKLLTQQGYDVEEAANGQEAVEKYQAIHPDCVLMDITMPEMSGLDALKAIKDMDSTAKVIMVSALGQQAMVIQAIQNGAKDFIVKPYEPERVLASLSKVLS comes from the coding sequence ATGACGGTACTGATTGTAGATGATGCGGCATTTATGCGGCTTAGGTTAAAAAAATTATTAACCCAACAAGGTTATGACGTGGAAGAAGCTGCTAATGGCCAAGAAGCGGTGGAAAAATACCAGGCGATCCACCCGGATTGTGTGTTAATGGATATTACTATGCCTGAGATGAGTGGTCTTGATGCCTTGAAAGCTATCAAAGACATGGACAGCACAGCCAAAGTTATCATGGTTTCAGCCTTGGGCCAACAAGCAATGGTCATTCAAGCTATTCAAAATGGTGCCAAGGATTTTATTGTCAAGCCCTACGAGCCCGAACGCGTATTGGCTTCACTGAGCAAAGTCTTGTCCTAA
- a CDS encoding chemotaxis protein CheC, with product MAHVDEVLTIWGKICGPGLDEAGRALSQMTGLDFTMEDKAVNEVAWGEVLKRFTQNDHTEYYVVHLGATGLLTARIMLIFSPENGQRLVSTMMGEDTDLPLDEVGLSALAEIGNVVGTAFLNVFANIFGTVFEPTVPEVKQGYGIDVFPLFSNHQRVLITEAIFRVTGETLTGEILIVPERLQQAGR from the coding sequence ATGGCGCACGTGGATGAAGTGCTAACAATTTGGGGTAAAATTTGTGGTCCGGGACTGGATGAAGCGGGACGTGCCTTGAGTCAAATGACCGGGCTGGATTTTACCATGGAAGATAAAGCGGTCAATGAAGTGGCGTGGGGAGAAGTGCTAAAGCGTTTTACCCAAAATGATCACACGGAATATTATGTGGTGCATTTAGGCGCGACAGGTTTGTTAACGGCCCGGATTATGTTGATCTTTTCGCCAGAAAACGGCCAGCGTCTGGTTTCCACAATGATGGGGGAAGATACCGATTTGCCGCTTGATGAGGTTGGACTCTCAGCCTTGGCCGAAATTGGGAATGTGGTCGGTACTGCCTTTTTGAACGTGTTTGCCAATATTTTTGGCACGGTGTTTGAGCCGACAGTTCCGGAAGTGAAACAGGGTTATGGAATAGATGTGTTCCCGCTTTTTTCTAACCACCAACGTGTACTTATTACCGAAGCCATATTCCGGGTAACGGGCGAAACATTAACCGGAGAAATTTTGATTGTGCCCGAACGTTTACAGCAAGCTGGGAGGTAA
- a CDS encoding HD-GYP domain-containing protein, with the protein MRLLPINQLQPGDVTADTLRSADGRILLRAGVELTESMLRTLSRWNIPALPIEWPGFEDIDTAPVLSAPLIDDMLKWASQPGPLSWNVINQGQHILRKMWDEQLDAHGSAFELIPVYQVGTPFLSYYVNLVGLVMRLGYQLAPEWAEAYALAALLIGFHHQGLQDGHVKEEDPYHTMALVSELRQFQVPSPTITTILQHHAHYDGSGVPNLKGEEIYRGAMILGLAETFLTLVFQTHEPALPAHEALEWVVGGAGMDFSLETVKKLQRIIAPYATGQVVSLGNHDVAVVRRVPSDWPSRPIIGLLNGKDAGLIIDLRDPDQQTRVITGIYPERLWP; encoded by the coding sequence ATGCGCTTATTGCCGATTAATCAATTACAACCGGGAGATGTTACTGCCGATACCTTGCGCAGTGCCGATGGGCGAATTCTCCTTCGAGCGGGCGTGGAACTCACGGAATCGATGTTGCGCACCTTAAGCCGTTGGAATATCCCGGCGCTTCCCATTGAATGGCCAGGATTTGAGGATATTGATACGGCCCCGGTTCTGTCCGCACCGTTGATTGATGACATGCTCAAGTGGGCTTCTCAACCAGGACCCTTATCATGGAATGTCATTAATCAAGGACAGCACATTCTTCGTAAGATGTGGGATGAACAGCTCGATGCTCACGGATCGGCCTTTGAATTAATTCCCGTTTATCAAGTAGGGACCCCGTTTTTAAGCTATTATGTCAATCTTGTTGGTTTGGTGATGCGTCTTGGATATCAATTAGCTCCGGAATGGGCTGAGGCTTATGCGCTGGCGGCTTTGCTGATCGGATTTCATCATCAAGGATTGCAAGATGGCCATGTGAAAGAAGAAGATCCGTATCATACGATGGCTCTGGTGAGTGAACTGCGACAATTTCAGGTGCCCTCACCCACGATTACGACGATTTTACAACACCATGCGCATTATGACGGCAGTGGTGTGCCGAATCTCAAAGGCGAGGAGATTTATCGCGGTGCGATGATCTTGGGATTGGCTGAAACGTTTTTAACCTTGGTCTTTCAAACCCACGAGCCCGCATTGCCCGCCCATGAGGCGCTGGAATGGGTTGTCGGGGGAGCGGGTATGGATTTTTCCTTGGAAACCGTGAAAAAACTGCAGCGTATCATAGCGCCATATGCCACCGGACAAGTTGTGTCGTTGGGAAATCACGATGTCGCGGTGGTACGCCGTGTCCCTTCGGATTGGCCAAGTCGTCCGATTATTGGATTACTAAATGGTAAAGATGCCGGGCTGATTATCGATTTACGGGACCCCGATCAACAGACCCGAGTGATTACGGGAATTTATCCAGAACGGCTCTGGCCTTAA
- a CDS encoding chemotaxis protein CheB, which translates to MPAVMIVDDSAYARFVLKDRFKHRGWDVLTVGSGEEALTQLSHFVPDLITMDVLMPHMNGIETVKALRTKWDGPIIMVSSQTQGGADLTWQALDAGASDFVGKPAPAQPLDQIIDQIIAKYEALKTPYANRMVKVAHSSLPKQSWVHARLLIIGASTGGPKALARVVKYFRAPWSIPIVIVQHMPASFTTSLAARLGQIIGVPVRESPLAPQKMLWEPGQIILARGGYHLRLNEHACWSEPGPRLHGVIPAIDVTALDGVKAFGQDLCFTILTGMGEDGAEAAYQCHKAGGTVIVQDPTTAVVWGMPQAALNKGAGDMVGTLDEIGSWLNEVIHPELGIS; encoded by the coding sequence ATGCCCGCTGTCATGATCGTGGACGATTCAGCCTATGCCCGGTTTGTATTAAAGGACCGATTTAAACATCGGGGATGGGATGTGCTGACCGTCGGGAGCGGGGAAGAAGCATTGACCCAGTTGTCCCATTTCGTCCCCGATCTTATTACGATGGATGTTCTTATGCCCCATATGAATGGCATTGAAACCGTTAAAGCCTTACGGACTAAATGGGATGGTCCCATTATTATGGTGTCCAGTCAAACTCAAGGAGGGGCCGATTTAACCTGGCAAGCTTTGGACGCCGGTGCCTCGGATTTTGTCGGCAAACCAGCTCCCGCTCAGCCACTCGATCAAATCATTGATCAAATCATCGCGAAATATGAGGCCTTAAAGACTCCTTATGCCAACCGCATGGTTAAAGTCGCGCATTCCTCTTTGCCGAAGCAGTCCTGGGTTCACGCCAGGCTCTTGATTATTGGGGCTTCGACGGGAGGACCTAAAGCTCTTGCCCGGGTTGTGAAGTATTTTCGTGCGCCATGGTCGATTCCCATTGTGATTGTTCAGCACATGCCCGCCAGTTTTACCACGTCCTTGGCCGCGCGGCTTGGTCAAATTATTGGGGTGCCAGTACGGGAATCGCCGTTGGCTCCTCAAAAAATGCTATGGGAGCCGGGCCAGATTATTTTGGCCCGGGGAGGATATCACCTGCGTTTGAATGAACACGCTTGTTGGAGTGAACCAGGACCCCGGTTACACGGAGTCATACCTGCCATCGATGTAACAGCCCTTGATGGCGTCAAAGCCTTTGGACAGGATTTGTGTTTCACTATTTTGACCGGGATGGGCGAAGATGGTGCGGAAGCGGCTTATCAATGTCATAAAGCGGGCGGAACGGTTATCGTTCAAGATCCAACAACGGCAGTCGTCTGGGGCATGCCTCAAGCCGCATTAAATAAAGGAGCGGGTGACATGGTTGGCACACTCGATGAGATAGGTAGCTGGCTAAATGAGGTGATTCATCCTGAGCTTGGAATTTCCTGA
- a CDS encoding hybrid sensor histidine kinase/response regulator has translation MTFQDLRWDSSEEKELFVAELQDLLQTLEDTALSNAPDIDAAFRAAHTIKGSAAMVGLVEWSTKAHHLEDELDHVRGKKITWDTSDLRKQVLDLVDFIRGELSPVSSASTPSSGEHWRIMLDPNCALKGARAFQLLNRIQEVADIISSKPSLENPAELEQFDETTVDVVFKLKTGRAVIWSDIFHSVPEVESWEKVGSQETDSPASMAVAAGSASRQENMIRIHPGVLEGLLDGLGELLLRHAELTHRLSDVSSSAKEALEGIKRIAMNLQDITLRARMLPLSTLFHQYPRAVHDIATQLSKDIALSIEGGETQLDRLVMDRLHEPLLHLIRNAADHGIENAEERLRQHKSPTGHILLQASSRKGRVQIIVADDGHGIDWDRLREKAVKRGVMTREQAQSALPDQLVAMLFLPGFSTKDQVSDLSGRGVGLDVVKETLTALHGDIRVESEPGQGTRFIMELPMTMAILSALLIQVGPVVLGIPVLNVERIEHWQQDAVKHTLGAEMIDDNGHPLKVSVLAEWLKIPGSRPQVIVRVQDGPLKMALVADTVLGQQDVVIKPIERVMPFMPWMTGAAVLGDGRVALMVDVKRLVERIGYDEKTSSLQQKTVNSEGSTSEAISSWLVFELDSQPYAISVEKVQEVLVRQPVSRIMGQHPFLEGVTMIRGESYPVISGKKMMDSPHPGEGGYFIIIHMSQRRFVLAVDAVKEIIPINWRSIQAVPNYQNTEVIMGLAEIGDRVIQLVDFDATLAAVLPVETPLPINEDGHSDLKGVRVFVADDSRLARQKLMTALREQGALVRAFEDGQALMTAIQDPSLRPHVVVTDMEMPKMDGYHVLQAMKTAFPAIPVIVHTSLDGKLSKERCEEMGADFVLTKWDVAELVRSVHLAYLRTTDNKGEKTHALIAD, from the coding sequence ATGACTTTTCAGGATTTGAGATGGGACTCGTCGGAAGAAAAAGAACTCTTCGTCGCTGAATTGCAAGATCTTTTACAAACCCTAGAGGATACGGCGCTCTCAAACGCTCCCGATATTGATGCCGCCTTTCGTGCGGCTCATACGATAAAAGGCTCGGCGGCCATGGTTGGCCTTGTAGAATGGTCCACGAAAGCGCACCACCTCGAGGATGAATTAGATCACGTTCGGGGAAAGAAAATCACATGGGACACCAGTGACTTGCGAAAACAGGTGCTTGATTTGGTGGATTTTATCCGCGGAGAATTATCACCGGTTTCTTCTGCCTCGACTCCCTCCTCCGGCGAGCACTGGCGGATTATGTTAGACCCGAATTGTGCTCTGAAAGGAGCCCGGGCTTTTCAATTACTAAACCGAATTCAGGAAGTCGCTGACATCATTTCGTCCAAACCCTCGCTTGAGAACCCTGCCGAATTGGAACAATTTGATGAGACGACGGTGGATGTCGTATTCAAACTCAAAACCGGCCGCGCGGTAATCTGGTCTGACATATTTCACAGTGTTCCCGAAGTGGAAAGTTGGGAAAAGGTTGGTTCTCAGGAAACAGACAGTCCAGCCTCCATGGCTGTTGCCGCAGGAAGTGCGAGCCGTCAAGAAAATATGATCCGCATTCATCCGGGCGTGCTCGAGGGACTTTTAGATGGACTCGGGGAACTATTGTTGCGTCACGCCGAGTTGACCCACCGGTTATCTGATGTCTCGTCATCAGCCAAAGAGGCCTTAGAAGGCATCAAGCGTATTGCTATGAATTTGCAAGATATTACTTTGCGGGCGCGAATGCTACCATTATCCACGCTTTTTCATCAATATCCTCGGGCGGTCCATGATATCGCGACCCAACTCTCTAAAGATATTGCGCTTAGCATCGAGGGGGGTGAAACCCAATTAGACCGGCTGGTTATGGACCGTTTGCATGAACCCTTGTTACATCTGATTCGCAATGCAGCCGACCATGGCATTGAAAACGCTGAGGAGCGTTTACGCCAGCATAAATCTCCGACAGGTCACATTTTGCTTCAGGCTTCCTCACGAAAAGGCCGGGTTCAAATTATTGTGGCGGATGACGGGCACGGGATTGACTGGGACCGGTTAAGAGAAAAAGCGGTGAAACGCGGAGTCATGACCCGAGAACAAGCCCAGAGTGCCTTACCAGATCAATTGGTCGCGATGCTTTTTCTTCCCGGATTTTCCACCAAAGACCAAGTCAGCGATCTTTCAGGACGCGGTGTGGGACTTGATGTGGTAAAAGAGACTTTAACGGCGCTTCATGGAGATATTCGGGTAGAGTCCGAGCCCGGACAAGGAACCCGGTTCATTATGGAACTGCCTATGACTATGGCTATTTTATCGGCCTTGCTAATACAAGTGGGGCCCGTCGTTTTAGGCATTCCGGTGTTAAATGTTGAACGGATTGAACATTGGCAACAAGATGCGGTCAAACACACCTTGGGAGCAGAGATGATTGATGATAATGGGCATCCACTGAAAGTGAGTGTGCTTGCCGAATGGTTAAAAATCCCGGGAAGCCGCCCGCAAGTAATCGTGCGGGTTCAAGATGGTCCTCTCAAAATGGCTCTAGTGGCCGATACCGTATTGGGGCAGCAAGATGTGGTAATTAAACCGATTGAGCGCGTCATGCCATTTATGCCTTGGATGACGGGAGCTGCGGTTTTAGGGGATGGACGCGTGGCCTTAATGGTCGATGTCAAACGTCTTGTGGAGCGCATTGGCTATGACGAGAAAACCTCCTCCTTACAACAGAAGACGGTGAATTCGGAGGGAAGCACCTCCGAAGCCATATCATCATGGCTGGTTTTTGAGCTTGACTCTCAACCTTATGCCATCTCTGTGGAAAAAGTCCAAGAAGTGTTAGTGCGCCAGCCCGTGTCCCGCATTATGGGCCAGCACCCTTTCTTAGAAGGGGTCACCATGATACGGGGCGAATCCTATCCGGTTATTTCCGGGAAAAAAATGATGGACAGTCCACATCCTGGGGAAGGCGGATATTTCATCATCATTCATATGAGCCAGCGCCGTTTTGTCTTGGCGGTAGACGCTGTGAAAGAGATTATTCCCATTAATTGGCGCAGTATTCAAGCCGTGCCCAATTATCAAAATACGGAAGTGATTATGGGGTTGGCCGAGATCGGGGACCGCGTCATCCAACTCGTAGATTTTGATGCCACCTTGGCGGCAGTGCTTCCTGTTGAGACTCCTTTACCTATAAATGAAGACGGACACTCGGATTTAAAGGGTGTCAGGGTATTTGTGGCTGACGATTCCCGCTTGGCCCGGCAGAAACTCATGACCGCACTTAGGGAACAAGGCGCTCTTGTTCGGGCCTTTGAGGACGGACAAGCGTTGATGACAGCTATTCAGGATCCTTCTCTTCGCCCTCATGTCGTAGTGACGGACATGGAGATGCCAAAAATGGATGGCTATCACGTGTTACAAGCCATGAAAACTGCATTTCCCGCGATTCCGGTCATTGTGCATACCTCTTTAGATGGAAAATTGTCCAAAGAACGATGTGAAGAGATGGGAGCCGATTTTGTTCTCACCAAATGGGATGTGGCTGAACTCGTCCGGTCCGTCCATTTAGCCTATCTCCGTACCACCGATAACAAGGGAGAAAAGACACATGCGCTTATTGCCGATTAA
- a CDS encoding methyl-accepting chemotaxis protein has protein sequence MKLTTKVSILAGLLMAVTITQSYLTISRAENTLRHTEHISQRDTAFNNAVHSMETSFYGYDDQMNMYVLVAKLGNQNALANETYAQALGFEKQFANALSTAQNVNTTDKAVKLLNEVSQQINAYNTDAQIVHQDVLNHRIAQAISMQTVGNNAPSNAIMPLLSQLVQIGQTNLSNALTSVRNNQSAAISFAWIAAITQLLFVALALWGIQYFAVRPIKTLKTVAEHLAEGNIEDQVSYTSRDELGDLAASFRAMMSYLAEAGKVAEAIGQGNLTVNPVAKGPKDVLGHAIVAMHQRLREVISAMQDMGHLVHGNVTELNDLASQTTDATQQISMAISQTAQATGESSHGLQQIAASMQQLKAAVEQVATGTNLQAEQVQGGENALNNMKSAQLSVKDAASRMEQLAAQSRKAAQEGRKQVEETLSAMSRIADVTRNTAEAIALLGKHSERIGAIAGTISEIASQTNLLALNANIEAARAGEHGRGFAVVADEVRKLAEQSSQEAKNVSELIRTIQETVQQSVLSMEKGQQEVMTGQALGEETRGALEGMEKAVTEVAGEISVLTETIRTFDIQSEGVDQGIRQISKIAQDNSAAAHEMAAASAEVTDTIQGLAAISEETAASTEEVASTSQHVAESAGALAEKARELSLVASRLDELVSQYQL, from the coding sequence ATGAAACTCACTACGAAAGTCTCCATCTTGGCGGGCTTATTAATGGCCGTGACGATTACGCAGAGCTATTTAACCATATCCCGTGCGGAAAACACGCTGCGTCATACCGAGCATATTAGTCAACGGGATACAGCATTCAATAATGCCGTGCATTCGATGGAAACATCCTTTTATGGCTATGACGATCAAATGAATATGTATGTTTTAGTTGCCAAACTCGGTAATCAAAATGCGTTAGCCAATGAAACTTATGCGCAAGCCTTAGGATTCGAAAAACAATTTGCCAATGCGCTGTCAACGGCACAAAATGTCAATACGACGGATAAAGCCGTCAAATTGTTAAACGAGGTATCTCAACAAATCAATGCGTATAATACGGATGCGCAAATCGTGCATCAAGATGTGTTAAATCACCGTATCGCCCAGGCTATCTCCATGCAGACGGTGGGCAATAATGCGCCGTCCAATGCGATTATGCCGCTATTAAGTCAGTTGGTGCAAATCGGACAAACCAATTTGAGTAATGCTCTAACAAGTGTGCGTAATAACCAAAGCGCCGCTATTTCCTTCGCCTGGATTGCGGCGATTACACAACTGCTATTTGTGGCTTTGGCTCTGTGGGGCATTCAATATTTTGCCGTCCGTCCCATTAAAACTTTAAAGACGGTGGCTGAGCATTTAGCCGAAGGCAATATTGAAGACCAGGTAAGCTATACCAGCCGCGATGAATTAGGCGACTTGGCGGCGTCATTTCGCGCCATGATGTCCTATTTAGCCGAAGCTGGGAAAGTTGCGGAAGCCATTGGACAAGGGAATTTGACGGTTAATCCGGTCGCGAAAGGGCCCAAAGACGTCTTAGGGCATGCCATTGTGGCGATGCATCAACGGCTTCGCGAGGTCATCTCGGCGATGCAGGATATGGGCCATTTGGTTCACGGTAACGTGACAGAACTTAATGATCTGGCGTCCCAAACGACCGATGCGACCCAACAAATTTCTATGGCTATTTCTCAAACAGCGCAAGCGACCGGCGAATCGTCCCATGGTTTACAACAAATTGCGGCATCCATGCAACAGCTGAAAGCAGCCGTCGAGCAAGTGGCGACAGGAACAAATCTTCAAGCGGAACAAGTGCAAGGCGGGGAAAATGCTCTAAACAATATGAAGAGCGCTCAATTGTCGGTCAAAGATGCGGCCAGTCGTATGGAACAATTGGCGGCACAATCCCGGAAAGCAGCCCAAGAAGGGCGCAAACAAGTGGAAGAAACTTTGTCAGCCATGAGCCGAATTGCTGATGTGACCCGGAACACTGCGGAAGCTATCGCCCTTTTGGGTAAACATTCCGAACGCATTGGCGCCATTGCGGGGACGATTTCCGAAATTGCATCCCAAACCAACTTACTTGCATTAAATGCCAACATTGAAGCGGCTCGCGCTGGCGAACACGGGCGGGGATTTGCGGTCGTGGCCGATGAGGTCAGGAAATTGGCCGAACAATCCTCTCAAGAAGCGAAAAATGTGAGTGAACTTATCCGGACGATTCAGGAAACCGTACAACAATCCGTGTTATCCATGGAAAAGGGACAACAAGAAGTGATGACGGGGCAGGCTTTGGGCGAGGAAACGCGGGGAGCCCTTGAAGGGATGGAGAAGGCTGTTACCGAGGTCGCGGGAGAGATTAGTGTATTGACCGAGACGATACGAACCTTTGACATTCAAAGTGAGGGGGTAGACCAAGGAATCCGCCAAATATCCAAGATTGCGCAAGACAATTCGGCAGCTGCTCACGAAATGGCTGCAGCATCCGCGGAAGTGACCGATACCATTCAAGGGTTAGCTGCTATTTCCGAAGAAACGGCGGCGTCGACCGAAGAAGTGGCTAGCACGAGTCAACATGTTGCGGAATCCGCGGGAGCGTTAGCCGAAAAAGCACGGGAACTGTCTTTAGTAGCCAGCCGTTTAGATGAATTGGTTTCCCAATACCAACTGTAG
- a CDS encoding DUF1540 domain-containing protein, with protein sequence MASVNVKCTVNNCYFWAKDNMCSADSILITSDQAAQDHPRMSFGNEEEGNLIQAIGSTPAHSMTETACHTFKSR encoded by the coding sequence TTGGCATCTGTCAACGTGAAATGCACCGTCAACAATTGCTATTTTTGGGCCAAGGATAATATGTGCTCGGCCGACAGTATTTTGATTACCTCTGACCAAGCGGCTCAGGATCATCCCCGTATGAGTTTTGGCAATGAGGAAGAAGGGAATCTGATTCAAGCGATTGGAAGCACTCCCGCTCATTCTATGACCGAAACAGCGTGCCATACCTTTAAATCGCGTTAA
- a CDS encoding chemotaxis protein CheW — MQVLTFSLEGSTFGLPTSVVGEVIRMPSLTALPGAPVGLLGLMNLRGRMLPVVDPRFWLHIASEEQLKHVVVVLGENESMGLAVEQVDSIIETPVHEDVPDMVDERLKPLIAGYFQTERGFVFVWHSHGPYFLWDLMHQAEERLS, encoded by the coding sequence ATGCAAGTACTCACCTTTTCACTAGAAGGCTCAACATTTGGACTGCCCACATCGGTTGTCGGCGAAGTCATCCGCATGCCTTCTTTGACGGCTCTTCCCGGTGCTCCGGTGGGCCTTCTCGGTTTGATGAACTTGCGGGGGCGGATGCTCCCGGTGGTCGATCCCCGATTTTGGCTGCACATTGCATCGGAAGAGCAATTAAAACATGTGGTGGTCGTACTTGGGGAAAATGAGTCGATGGGGCTAGCCGTTGAACAAGTGGACAGCATTATCGAGACGCCAGTGCATGAAGATGTGCCAGATATGGTCGATGAACGGCTAAAGCCACTCATTGCCGGATATTTTCAAACCGAGCGTGGATTTGTCTTTGTGTGGCATTCTCACGGTCCCTATTTTCTCTGGGACTTGATGCATCAGGCCGAGGAGAGGTTGTCATGA